One Amorphoplanes digitatis genomic window carries:
- a CDS encoding ROK family transcriptional regulator — protein MTNLAVVLRYVRTNAPCSRADIAASTGLNKATVSSLVADLLERQLLRDTGLAENRIGRPAAMLTLQSRPYAAIGLEVAADHLAAVAIDLTGERLLTWRRAYPGLDGAPGRAEAAIAALAGRVVAKMTGQQRRVLGLTVAVPGQVGADGGVRFPAHLGRPDLDLGAALDRGLRRPDYEVVVDNAANLAALAEYRTGAEADTPDLITLVGGAGVDAGIIADGRLLRGGRGFAGQVGHLRVDCDGPVCRCGRRGCLEAVAGLPALVRRALPDTEADGPVTDYAPELERITALARSGDARVTEVLAETGRLLGRGVATLAELLDPSAVVLGGTFATLGPWLQPAVEAEVKSRTAAPGDLGFRVTVSTLHADAAATGGAMLALDRLEAGNLPSPPG, from the coding sequence ATGACGAATCTGGCGGTGGTACTCAGGTACGTACGCACCAACGCGCCCTGTTCGCGGGCGGACATCGCCGCCTCGACGGGGCTCAACAAGGCCACCGTCTCCAGCCTGGTCGCCGACCTGCTGGAGCGGCAGCTGCTGCGCGACACCGGGCTCGCGGAGAACCGGATCGGCCGCCCCGCGGCGATGCTGACCCTGCAGAGCCGCCCGTACGCGGCGATCGGCCTCGAGGTCGCCGCCGACCATCTCGCCGCGGTGGCGATCGACCTGACCGGGGAGCGGCTGCTGACGTGGCGGCGGGCGTACCCGGGGCTGGACGGCGCGCCCGGCAGGGCCGAGGCCGCGATCGCGGCGCTGGCCGGCCGGGTGGTCGCGAAGATGACCGGCCAGCAGCGCCGGGTCCTCGGGCTGACCGTCGCCGTGCCGGGCCAGGTCGGCGCCGACGGCGGCGTCCGTTTCCCCGCCCATCTCGGCCGGCCGGATCTCGACCTGGGCGCCGCCCTCGACCGCGGCCTGCGCCGCCCGGACTACGAAGTGGTCGTCGACAACGCCGCCAACCTGGCCGCCCTGGCGGAGTACCGCACCGGCGCCGAGGCCGACACGCCCGACCTGATCACCCTCGTCGGCGGCGCGGGGGTGGACGCCGGGATCATCGCCGACGGGCGGCTGCTGCGCGGCGGGCGCGGCTTCGCCGGCCAGGTGGGTCACCTTCGGGTCGACTGCGACGGCCCGGTGTGCCGGTGCGGCCGGCGCGGCTGCCTGGAGGCGGTCGCGGGGCTGCCCGCCCTGGTGCGCCGGGCCCTGCCGGACACCGAGGCGGACGGCCCGGTCACCGACTACGCGCCCGAGCTGGAGCGGATCACCGCGCTGGCCCGCTCGGGCGATGCCCGGGTCACCGAGGTCCTCGCCGAGACCGGCCGGCTGCTGGGCCGCGGCGTCGCCACGCTCGCCGAGCTGCTGGACCCCTCCGCCGTCGTGCTCGGCGGCACGTTCGCGACGCTGGGGCCCTGGCTGCAGCCCGCGGTGGAGGCGGAGGTGAAGTCCCGGACGGCCGCACCGGGCGACCTCGGCTTCCGGGTCACGGTGTCCACCCTGCACGCGGACGCGGCGGCCACGGGCGGCGCGATGCTCGCCCTGGACCGCCTGGAGGCCGGGAACCTGCCCTCGCCGCCCGGGTGA
- a CDS encoding glycoside hydrolase family 3 protein, whose amino-acid sequence MDETARRTFEDPGAPLSVRVADLLTRLTLAEKVDLLHQHQAAVPRLGVGPFRTGTEALHGVAWLGEATVFPQSVGLGSTWDPDLVRRVGAAVGDEVRGLHHKDPVRTGLNVWAPVVNPLRDPRWGRNEEGYAEDPWLTGVLGTAYAAGLRGDDPRYLRTAPTLKHFLGYNNETDRHLTSSDLPPRVLHEYELPAFRAPIAAGAAVAVMASYNLVNGRPAHLSPLLDAELRTWTDDDVLVVGDAGACTNLAGEQRYLPDHASGFAAALRAGVDCFTEDPQTTTALLHEALGRGLLTESDVDTAVRHILAIRLRLGEFDPAELNPYAATTADVVNCPEHQRLAREAARAAIVLLKNGDGLLPLCAPRTVAVIGPLGDALAADWYSGSLPYAVTVRAGLAGRLGEQAVRGIEGADRIRLRTARGVVVAGSGPDGAALRIAGAGDDLFDVLDWGGGTVTLRAAVNRRYVRAGEDGVLVNDRAEPGEWVVRETFEAARRGGRIVLRHVASDAYVAAGADGVLRASAAAEAATEFEVELVEDGLEAAAALARDADVAVVVLGNHPMVAGRETQDRDDLALPPGQDALLRAVRAANPSTVLILTSSYPYAIGWAQEHLPAVLWSAHGGQEYGAAVADVLLGKDEDGGPVEPTGRLPQTWYRGADELPDLLDYDIIGSDATYLYFRGSPLYPFGHGLGYTRFEHRNLRLDAVSVRAGDRVEISVDVVNVGDRPGTEVVQFYTRQRRSRVKQPLRRLRGFRRVRLAPGAQATVTLTLDTADLAFFDVVQDRPLVESARHTVMVGRSCTDITATGTLTVRGETVPDRPADHLRAASRDAEYGTALTDEGPEHGDAVVAVRDGAWLALDGVDLPAGAARITASAAAPAEGARIEVRLDEPLSGPVAAVLEVPVVPGRHDWAEATAPLTGATGRHDLYLVFDTAGTRVSVVGFGA is encoded by the coding sequence ATGGACGAGACCGCCCGCCGCACCTTCGAGGACCCCGGCGCGCCGCTGTCGGTCCGGGTGGCAGACCTGCTCACCCGGCTCACCCTCGCCGAGAAGGTCGACCTGTTGCACCAGCACCAGGCCGCGGTACCCCGCCTCGGCGTCGGGCCGTTCCGCACCGGCACCGAGGCGCTGCACGGCGTCGCCTGGCTCGGCGAGGCCACCGTCTTCCCGCAGTCCGTCGGCCTCGGCAGCACCTGGGACCCCGACCTGGTGCGCCGGGTCGGCGCCGCGGTCGGCGACGAGGTGCGCGGGCTGCACCACAAGGACCCCGTCCGCACCGGGCTCAACGTCTGGGCGCCGGTGGTCAACCCGCTTCGCGACCCGCGCTGGGGACGCAACGAGGAGGGCTACGCCGAGGACCCGTGGCTGACCGGGGTGCTCGGCACCGCGTACGCGGCGGGCCTGCGCGGCGACGATCCCCGCTACCTGCGCACCGCGCCGACGCTCAAGCACTTCCTCGGCTACAACAACGAGACCGACCGGCACCTCACCTCCAGCGACCTGCCGCCGCGGGTACTGCACGAGTACGAGCTGCCCGCGTTCCGCGCGCCGATCGCCGCCGGCGCCGCCGTCGCGGTCATGGCGTCCTACAACCTGGTCAACGGCCGCCCCGCGCACCTGAGCCCGCTGCTCGACGCCGAGCTGCGCACCTGGACCGACGACGACGTGCTGGTGGTCGGCGACGCGGGCGCCTGCACCAACCTTGCCGGCGAACAGCGCTACCTGCCCGATCACGCCTCCGGCTTCGCCGCCGCGCTGCGCGCCGGGGTGGACTGCTTCACCGAGGATCCGCAGACCACCACCGCCCTGCTGCACGAGGCGCTCGGCCGCGGGCTGCTCACCGAGTCCGACGTGGACACCGCGGTCCGGCACATCCTGGCGATCCGCCTGCGGCTCGGCGAGTTCGACCCGGCGGAGCTCAATCCGTACGCGGCGACGACCGCCGACGTCGTCAACTGCCCCGAGCACCAGCGGCTCGCCCGGGAGGCGGCGCGGGCCGCGATCGTGCTGCTGAAGAACGGCGACGGCCTGCTGCCGCTGTGCGCGCCGCGGACGGTCGCCGTGATCGGGCCGCTCGGCGACGCCCTCGCGGCGGACTGGTACAGCGGCAGCCTGCCGTACGCGGTCACGGTGCGCGCCGGGCTCGCCGGGCGGCTCGGCGAGCAGGCCGTGCGCGGCATCGAGGGCGCCGACCGCATCCGGCTGCGCACGGCGCGGGGCGTGGTGGTCGCCGGCTCCGGCCCCGACGGCGCCGCGCTGCGGATCGCCGGCGCCGGTGACGACCTGTTCGACGTGCTCGACTGGGGCGGCGGCACCGTGACGCTGCGCGCCGCCGTCAACCGGCGGTACGTCCGCGCGGGCGAGGACGGCGTCCTGGTCAACGACCGGGCCGAGCCCGGCGAGTGGGTGGTGCGGGAGACCTTCGAGGCGGCCCGGCGCGGCGGCCGGATCGTGCTGCGGCACGTGGCGAGCGACGCCTACGTCGCGGCCGGCGCGGACGGCGTCCTGCGCGCCTCGGCGGCCGCCGAGGCGGCGACCGAGTTCGAGGTCGAGCTCGTCGAGGACGGGCTCGAGGCGGCCGCGGCGCTGGCCCGCGACGCCGACGTGGCGGTGGTCGTGCTCGGCAACCACCCGATGGTGGCGGGGCGCGAGACGCAGGACCGCGACGACCTGGCCCTGCCGCCGGGTCAGGACGCGCTGCTGCGCGCGGTCCGGGCGGCCAACCCGAGCACCGTGCTGATCCTGACGAGCAGCTACCCGTACGCGATCGGGTGGGCGCAGGAGCACCTGCCGGCGGTGCTGTGGTCGGCGCACGGCGGGCAGGAGTACGGCGCCGCCGTCGCGGACGTCCTGCTCGGCAAGGACGAGGACGGCGGCCCGGTCGAGCCGACCGGGCGCCTGCCGCAGACCTGGTACCGCGGCGCCGACGAGCTGCCGGACCTGCTCGACTACGACATCATCGGCAGCGACGCGACCTACCTCTACTTCCGCGGCAGCCCGCTGTACCCGTTCGGGCACGGCCTCGGCTACACCCGCTTCGAGCACCGCAACCTGCGGCTGGACGCCGTCTCCGTGCGGGCCGGCGACCGGGTGGAGATCAGCGTGGACGTCGTCAACGTCGGCGACCGGCCGGGCACCGAGGTGGTGCAGTTCTACACCCGCCAGCGCCGGTCGCGGGTCAAGCAGCCGCTGCGCCGGTTGCGCGGCTTCCGGCGGGTCCGGCTCGCACCCGGCGCGCAGGCGACCGTCACGCTGACCCTGGACACCGCCGACCTGGCGTTCTTCGACGTGGTGCAGGACCGGCCGCTCGTCGAGTCCGCCCGGCACACCGTCATGGTGGGCCGCTCCTGCACCGACATCACCGCGACCGGGACCCTGACCGTACGGGGCGAGACGGTCCCGGACCGCCCGGCGGACCACCTTCGGGCCGCCAGCCGCGACGCCGAGTACGGCACGGCCCTGACCGACGAGGGCCCCGAGCACGGCGACGCGGTGGTGGCCGTCCGCGACGGCGCCTGGCTCGCCCTCGACGGCGTCGACCTTCCCGCGGGCGCTGCCCGGATCACCGCCTCAGCCGCGGCCCCCGCCGAAGGCGCCCGGATCGAGGTACGGCTCGACGAGCCGCTCTCCGGCCCGGTCGCCGCGGTGCTGGAGGTGCCCGTGGTCCCCGGCCGCCACGACTGGGCCGAGGCGACCGCGCCGCTGACCGGCGCCACGGGCCGCCACGACCTCTACCTGGTCTTCGACACCGCCGGCACCCGCGTGAGCGTCGTCGGGTTCGGCGCCTGA